From the genome of Arvicola amphibius chromosome 9, mArvAmp1.2, whole genome shotgun sequence:
GTGGGCCACCTGATAGCAACTTGCAGGATGGCAGGCTATTCGATTCTGTGGCCTCAGAACCCACTTAGTATCCTCAGAGGTCCCGAATGGCTTTGGAAGGTTCTTACCAGTGTCTTACAGCTGCATTCTCTAGGTTGCTAACAATGGTGACTCTGACCTTGGGGcatttagacagacagacactgaggaCTCcaaggtcctttttttttttttttttttttttaaataggaggtAGAATAACCAAATTGCTGTATTTATCTTAGTTAATCTTGAGTAGACACTTAGATCTATTCTGGGAATTTTTCCTTGTGAgagcaggtttctctgtgtagctcaggctggcctcagccccTGGTTGCAGGGATTATAGTCCTGTCGCTGTCTTTAAGTCACCATTTGGCACTGTTGAAAGGCCATTTGGATGGTGACGAGCTGAACCCTTCTCTCTGCAGTGCAAGAACTACGTCGACCAGTATTCTCAAGTTGCCGTCCAGATGATGATGCACATGGTAGGTGGCCAGGGGCTTCTGGTTGGCATTCTCATGGGGCTGCTCCGTGCTTTAGGATCCTCCCTTTCCACTCGTGGGCCAAAGTAAACTCTCTTTATCCAGCAAACTCCCTACTCATGTCCCAGCCCATCTTCCTGCCAGCACAGTCTTCCTTAGCCGATGTGACCCTGGACTGCCCTGTTAGCTGCCCTAGTTGCCTGGGACCTGCTAGTCTGTGCATGCGTGAGCTGGCCATTAGATTGCTAGTATCTGGCTGAACGCTGTGATCTGTAGGAGTATTGTGGCCTGCCACTAAACCAGGGTGGGAGGATTCAAAGGGCAGCTGTGTTGTGTCCAGGGAAGTAGGGTTAATTATAGTTGCTGCTCAGTTACCCAGCTTCCAATGGCATCTGATGATGTCCAGGTGTTTGTTCATTGCCTGTGAGAGGTGGGAAACATGGGGCATGGGAGACAAACTATTGTCAGACCCCAGGGAGCAGGAAGGAGTTGGCTCTATTCTAACTGGTAGAGCTGGGGCGGGGGTTATGCACCTGTCTTAACTCTCAAGGACTGCTGTGAGTCCCTCCTTATTCATGCTTGAACATAAGCCCTTTCCTACTTTGTGTGCGTTACCACCCAGCTGCTGCACTGACCTGCTCCAGAGCAGTCCTTCTTGCCCAGTGGCTCGTTTACGAGCATTGCTCATTCCCTGCATAGTAAAAACATCTAAAGCTAGCTTATAAAGACCTCCATGGTAAAGATAAACCTTTGATGTGAAGTGACCGGGCGAAGTTCTTCCTTCCGGGCAACTTCAGTCATCATTATATAGTATGGGGAAAAAacgtttttatatattaaatattaaatcatttgagttttgaaaacaaatcagtgaaatatattttatatgccaTGTTAGTTttacttgctttttttccctaaaaatattgatcttttttggggggggcgggAGGATAtagtttcatttgcttttttctctaaaaataatggtctcattttgtagctcggcctgcctttacctcccaactgctgggattaaaggcgtgtaccatcatgcccagctggtCATTACCCTTGTATTCAGCCACAAAGGACATAATTTATACGACcatttctctgacctttggctTTGGAACATGAGCTTCCTTACAGCCATGTATATGCACCCATCCCGGTTTGTCACTTAGGATAACTGAAGCTGGAATTTCTAACCAAAGCCCACATACCCACCTTCCAGACTGGCATCTGGCCTGAGCTGATGGAGGCCCTTTCCAGGGGCAGTTTACACCAGCTGCATGGCATGGCCTGTCCCTGGAGGACTGGGCTAGCTTCCTGTGCCCCATCTTTCCCTTACTGCCAGATGTTGCCCTTCCCCTTTATGACATCCTTATGCCTGAGTAACTGCTtgattgttgttttaatttttcttaactgttgtatcctttcctttctcttattttcacCTCCgatttcctgtttttttgttcAACAGCAGGATCAGGTATGTGATGAGAATTTGCTTGTGGTAGTGGTCTGCTGCTTCTAGTTGTtggctcttctgtttgttttttttcttttttcttttggtctggCTTGGTGAGCTCTGACAGGTAGCACGAAGGATCTCCCCATACTAGGACACCCTTCCTCCCTGAGACTGAGCATTTTGGGTCATGGTGCTTAACTCCCCCTTTTGGAGGGCCAGAGGGTGGTGAAGCTAGCAGGGCCTATGCTCAGGTCAGCACCAGTACGCATGCTGTTGCCAGGGTAGCGATGGCGATAACTTAGCTTTCTTCAGTGAAGGCACCAGTCCTTCACAGTGGGTGGCATTGCATGACTTGGTGCTGTTTTCCTAATTCCAGAAATGCTTCTGCACGAGCAAACTAGTTGCAGACATGTGGCTTTACTTGCTGGATGGAGAGACTTAGGCTTGTACGTGGTCTCTCAATTGTGACTTCTACCCTTTAAGGAATGGGTCATGGGGCCTCACTGGGTAGCTTGCTGTGGGCATCAGTGTTGAGCCATTGCCCTTTTGGGTCTGTTCTGAATATTGCCTGCAGGCTTTAGGATTTGAGTTTTAGATGCTGGAAGGCATTTTGAATCTCACAGGAAAGGACTAAAAATTGAAAtgcctgaatttttatttatgctgcCTCAGAGAGATGGGCCCCCTAAATCTTGGCACACACCCTcagcccaaaaaaaaaaaaaaaaaaaagcttttgtaCCTTTAGTCTCATTCTGACCCCATCTCCTAATCTTAAGACATGTTAAAGACAGGGACTTTAGGACAGACACGTGGCCTTAGTTCTCTAGCATCTGTTGTACAGGTGGACCATGGCCATGGTCTAGCTTTCAGCATCCCTGCTCCCATGCTGGGCTCAGAGCAGAGTGCTGGCTGTAGTTGGTTCACACAATACACAGGGTCTGTAGATGGGGCTTGCTCTGGGCTTTGGCAGTGTGTCGGAATATTCATACATGGTTCTCTGGCTTGGTCTCTAGATGGTGAGGGGATCTGTGTGAAGCCCTTGTGACTGGAGATGCCTCATCAGCTTGGGTCCTGGGCTCTCACATGTACTGTGTGCAGTTgtgaacatagaaaaaaaaaagccggcaTTTCTTCCCCTTAATGCACTGTTTTAAATGGTGCTGTCTCTGAAGGGGATCCATGTGGTTTTAATTGATACATTGGGCTTTCTGTGAGATCCTGGGCCTCGTGGTTCCCTCTAGAGAACTTATCTCAGACAGTGAGCTGGGACAAGTATGTAGCCCAGCCATCCTTGGGGGTACAAAACATGCTAAAAGGCTCTTCTGTAGCCTTGAGTAGAGCAGCAGAGGCTGAGGGCCGCCTCCTCCAGGTGGAGCTGGGGTCCTGGCACTGCCCTTTATCTGGAGTCCTTTGGATTGAATCTGAAAGCTCAGCCTGAGGGGGAGGAGTCAGCTTTCTGCCAGGGTCGTAGCACCCTGACCTTGGTGTCTAAGGGAGGGGATTTGAGGGTAGCAGGCACAGCTGGCTGACAGTGACTCTTTCTTCAGCAACCCAAGGAAATTTGCGCTCTGGTTGGCTTTTGTGATGAGGTCAAGAAAGTACCAATGAAGACTTTGGTCCCTGCCAGTGAGGCCATGAAGAACACCTTCCCTGCCCTGGAACTGATGGACTCCTATGAGGTACCTTCGATCACTGCTGTGTGCTCCCGGAGCCCATACCCTCCCCTTCCTTGTTGTCATGCCCTCTCAATCACAAATTGAGAGCTGGGGGATACTCCTATTCTTCAGCTGCTTGAGGGCCTGGCTCCAAGCTAACCATTCCACGTGTACTTTCTGGGTCCTGTCTCCAGAGCCACAGTATAAACTGGAGGCTCCCCGAACACATGTCCTCGGgtagaagcttctttggccttgttgcctgtgtgtgtatgtacataggcAATATTGTGTCCTTAGAACCCCTCCTTGGCTAGAGTATCCTGCTCCATGCTATAAGTCTGCATTGAACATGACTGTGGGTCAGGTAGTATTTTGGGATACTCTGTCCATGGGACCCTTTCTGCCTGCTCAGGACCTGACACCTTCATGCACAGCATGTACACACTCTTCTGATCCAGGAATACCTATGTTGTCTGGCCACCAGCTGTTCCCTGTCCTGTCTCCTCTGTGTGTCAATGTGTGGCCACAGGAGAGATGGCAAGGCTTCTCCAGTAAGGGAATTATCTGGGTACCACTCCCTCGCCCTTCCCTGACCCCAGTTCCCAGAGAGAAGGCAGTCATCTGAATTAAGAATTCCAGTCTTTGGAATAAATGCCTGTTGGACAGCAGAGATGAAACTCAGCAGCTACAGAAGCCCCCTGCCAGCACTATATTACTAGAGGTGGATTCCGGAAATTAAGAGCTTACATTGACTTCTAAATAGGCAGACACCAAATTTGTTCACACCGCCATCTATTTCTCTTGCCTGAACATAGGGTAGTGGGTGATGAAGCATTCAGGGGAAGTGTTCCAGGAACGAAAGGGCTGCTGTGTGGTTTTGGGGGTAGAGGGAGTTATAGAAGGTTGAGGAAAGGGATGGGTTTCCCCACCCTGTAGTTAGGGCATTGTACTGAAGAAGCCACCATCACATTGCATTCGGTAGGCAGTGGCCATTGTTGAGGTTACTGGCTGCCCTCTTTGCCATTCTGTGGCAGGAATATGCCTCAGGAGGTTCAGTCTCAGCCTTAAAACATTCTCTCTTCACAGGctcaaaacattattttctgcAAGGCTTGTCATCTTGTGATGGAGAAGTTGTCTACACTAGTGGCTAACAATGCCACTGAGGTATGCTTGCTTCCGTCTTGCGTGGGGTCCACTTGCTGTATTCCAGAGTCAAAAGATGCCCATGGGACATGGTCTCCTGACAAATGTTTGCTTCAGCACCCTGTGCATTAGCCAGTGTGCTCCAGGGGAGGGATCCCACTGTTGGTCTGTTCCCTAGTGGGTCTAGGGTCTCGTCTTCCTCGCTAGCTCCAGTCTGATGCCATCTTTTCGTCTGTTGCAGGGACTAATAATTCAGGCTGTGGGCAAAGCCTGCACactgctccctgctccctcttccacCAAGTGCAAGGAGGTGGTGGAAACATTTGGCCCCTCTCTGCTGGACATCCTTCTGCGTCAGATGAGCTCGAGCTTCTTGTGTGGTGCGGTCCACCTCTGTTCCGGCAACCCTGATTCAGTGGAGACACTTGAGCAGCCCGCAGTGCCCATTATGCCCGCACTGCCCAAACAGCCCAAACAACCTGCTTTGCGCGGTAGGTCCAGGGCACATAGAGGGGCAAGGGGGCCGGTTAAGGAGAGCTCTGCCAATACTGAGCCCTGTGTCCTTTGTGTAGCACATGTACCTCAGAAGACCGGTGGGTTCTGTGAGGTGTGCAAGAAACTGGTCACCTATTTGGAACACAACCTGGAGAAAAACAGCACCAAGGAGGAGATACTGGCTGCACTTGAGAAGGGCTGCAGCTTTCTGCCTGACCCCTACCAGAAGGAGGTGACTGGGCATGGCTGTTCCCTAATGTCCCTTCTAACTTCAGGGGGTCCTGTGTGCTCTAGGCTTGAGGCTGGGAGGCAGCAAAGAACCTAGGCTCGTGAGGTCAGTCCCCCAGAATGTCTACCTGCATGGGTACAGCCAAACCCAACCCATGTCCCTTTCCTTGGCAGTGTGATGACTTTGTGGCTGAATATGAGCCCCTGCTGGTGGAAATCCTGGTGCAAGTGATGGATCCTTCTTTTGTGTGTTCGGTAAGCCTCACCAGGAGCCTGGCCATGTAGCAGCATGGATGTTGTCTAGCAGGGGCGGAATGGGGTCAGGGAGCACGATAGCCAGGCTGCTGTCAGATTCTGggactcctttaatctcagccctgaAGGGGCTCGGCTGGGcagctcattttcttttgtgtttatcaAACAGAAAATTGGGGCTTGCCCTTCTGCCACTAAACTGCTGCTGGGAACTGAGAAGTGTGTCTGGGGCCCTAGCTACTGGTGTCAGAACATGGAGACTGCAGCCCGGTGCAATGTGAGTGTCCTAGACTGCCTTCTGGAGAGCCACAGCCCTCAGTGCTCTTGTCAAGGGGTGGATACGTGGGTACTTACGTGACATGGTAGCTAGCAGTCAGAGGATAAGTTTGTGGAGTTATCTTCTCCCTCCATTGCATAGTTCCAGGGATCAGGCTTTTGGATTAGGCTTgcatgctcttacccactgagccatcagtgTCCTCTAGTATTGTTTCTCCCTTGTTTCACACGTGATCACTAGGATTGTACCAAACCTGTAGGACCCAGAGCCTCTCTGCACAAGTCCTCGTAGGTCCCAAGGGACCCAACATGAGCTTTGACTTAAGGGCACTCCAAAGGTGTTTATGAGCAGGGGTTGGGGGAGGCTGGCTCTGAGGACCACAGGTTCTCTTTTGATTGTGTCCTAGGTTTTCAGCATCTGTGACTTGAACAAAGTGAGGTTACATTTTGGAGTGATGCTG
Proteins encoded in this window:
- the LOC119823016 gene encoding prosaposin isoform X1, translated to MYALAVFASLLVTALTSPVQDPKICAGGSAVLCRDLKTAVDCGALKHCQQMVWSKPTAKSLPCDICKTVVTEAGNLLKNNSTQEEILRYLEKTCEWIHDSSLSTSCKEAVDSYLPVILDMIKGEMSNPGEVCAALNLCQSLQKYLAEQNYQKQLESNKIPEVDMARVVAPFMANVPLLLYPQDQPHSQPQPKANEDVCQDCVKMVTDIQTAVRTNATFVQGFVEHVKEECDRLGPGMADMCKNYVDQYSQVAVQMMMHMQDQQPKEICALVGFCDEVKKVPMKTLVPASEAMKNTFPALELMDSYEAQNIIFCKACHLVMEKLSTLVANNATEGLIIQAVGKACTLLPAPSSTKCKEVVETFGPSLLDILLRQMSSSFLCGAVHLCSGNPDSVETLEQPAVPIMPALPKQPKQPALRAHVPQKTGGFCEVCKKLVTYLEHNLEKNSTKEEILAALEKGCSFLPDPYQKECDDFVAEYEPLLVEILVQVMDPSFVCSKIGACPSATKLLLGTEKCVWGPSYWCQNMETAARCNAVDHCKRHVWN
- the LOC119823016 gene encoding prosaposin isoform X2, which codes for MYALAVFASLLVTALTSPVQDPKICAGGSAVLCRDLKTAVDCGALKHCQQMVWSKPTAKSLPCDICKTVVTEAGNLLKNNSTQEEILRYLEKTCEWIHDSSLSTSCKEAVDSYLPVILDMIKGEMSNPGEVCAALNLCQSLQKYLAEQNYQKQLESNKIPEVDMARVVAPFMANVPLLLYPQDQPHSQPQPKANEDVCQDCVKMVTDIQTAVRTNATFVQGFVEHVKEECDRLGPGMADMCKNYVDQYSQVAVQMMMHMDQQPKEICALVGFCDEVKKVPMKTLVPASEAMKNTFPALELMDSYEAQNIIFCKACHLVMEKLSTLVANNATEGLIIQAVGKACTLLPAPSSTKCKEVVETFGPSLLDILLRQMSSSFLCGAVHLCSGNPDSVETLEQPAVPIMPALPKQPKQPALRAHVPQKTGGFCEVCKKLVTYLEHNLEKNSTKEEILAALEKGCSFLPDPYQKECDDFVAEYEPLLVEILVQVMDPSFVCSKIGACPSATKLLLGTEKCVWGPSYWCQNMETAARCNAVDHCKRHVWN
- the LOC119823016 gene encoding prosaposin isoform X3, giving the protein MYALAVFASLLVTALTSPVQDPKICAGGSAVLCRDLKTAVDCGALKHCQQMVWSKPTAKSLPCDICKTVVTEAGNLLKNNSTQEEILRYLEKTCEWIHDSSLSTSCKEAVDSYLPVILDMIKGEMSNPGEVCAALNLCQSLQKYLAEQNYQKQLESNKIPEVDMARVVAPFMANVPLLLYPQDQPHSQPQPKANEDVCQDCVKMVTDIQTAVRTNATFVQGFVEHVKEECDRLGPGMADMCKNYVDQYSQVAVQMMMHMQPKEICALVGFCDEVKKVPMKTLVPASEAMKNTFPALELMDSYEAQNIIFCKACHLVMEKLSTLVANNATEGLIIQAVGKACTLLPAPSSTKCKEVVETFGPSLLDILLRQMSSSFLCGAVHLCSGNPDSVETLEQPAVPIMPALPKQPKQPALRAHVPQKTGGFCEVCKKLVTYLEHNLEKNSTKEEILAALEKGCSFLPDPYQKECDDFVAEYEPLLVEILVQVMDPSFVCSKIGACPSATKLLLGTEKCVWGPSYWCQNMETAARCNAVDHCKRHVWN